From one Catellatospora sp. IY07-71 genomic stretch:
- a CDS encoding extracellular solute-binding protein, with the protein MRRTARGIAVLASAAIALAVAACGNDATEAPQKTDPAALSAELTWWDTSDPANEGPAYKQLIADFNKTYPNVKINYQSVPFGEAQNKFKTAAAAKSGAPDILRAEVAWVPEFASLGYLYNLDGSELLADESDFFATPMSSNKFDGKTYGVPQVTDSLALMYNKKIFADAGITEAPKTWADVKTAAATIKAKTKKDGLFINAGGYFLLPFIYGEGGDLVDAAGKKIVVNSEANVAGIKVAADLVKSGAAVKPPASDSYGTMMTLFKEQKVAMIINGPWEVNNVRNAPAFGGIENLGVAAVPAGSAKAGAPVGGHNYVLWSGMPQEKAAAAIAFVKFMSSAQSQAFLADKLGVLPTRQSAYQIDSVKNNAIIAAFQPVVASAVARPWIPEGGQFFGPLDTMATEVLIQGKDPKGSLDAVANKYKTEVVKDYAAS; encoded by the coding sequence ATGCGTCGCACCGCCAGAGGGATCGCCGTTCTTGCCTCCGCCGCCATCGCACTCGCGGTTGCGGCCTGTGGCAACGACGCGACCGAGGCACCCCAGAAGACCGACCCCGCGGCCCTGTCGGCCGAGCTGACGTGGTGGGACACGTCGGACCCCGCGAACGAGGGCCCGGCGTACAAGCAGCTCATCGCCGACTTCAACAAGACCTACCCGAACGTCAAGATCAACTACCAGTCGGTCCCGTTCGGCGAGGCGCAGAACAAGTTCAAGACCGCCGCCGCGGCCAAGTCCGGCGCCCCGGACATCCTGCGCGCCGAGGTGGCGTGGGTGCCGGAGTTCGCCTCCCTGGGCTACCTGTACAACCTCGACGGCAGCGAGCTGCTGGCCGACGAGTCGGACTTCTTCGCGACCCCGATGTCGTCGAACAAGTTCGACGGCAAGACCTACGGCGTCCCGCAGGTCACCGACTCGCTCGCCCTGATGTACAACAAGAAGATCTTCGCCGACGCCGGCATCACCGAGGCGCCGAAGACCTGGGCCGACGTGAAGACCGCCGCCGCGACCATCAAGGCCAAGACCAAGAAGGACGGCCTGTTCATCAACGCGGGCGGCTACTTCCTGCTGCCGTTCATCTACGGTGAGGGCGGCGACCTGGTCGACGCCGCGGGCAAGAAGATCGTCGTGAACTCCGAGGCCAACGTCGCCGGCATCAAGGTCGCCGCCGACCTGGTCAAGTCCGGCGCCGCGGTCAAGCCGCCGGCCAGCGACTCCTACGGCACCATGATGACCCTGTTCAAGGAGCAGAAGGTCGCCATGATCATCAACGGCCCGTGGGAGGTCAACAACGTCCGCAACGCTCCGGCGTTCGGCGGCATCGAGAACCTCGGCGTCGCCGCGGTCCCGGCGGGCTCGGCCAAGGCCGGCGCCCCGGTCGGCGGTCACAACTACGTGCTGTGGTCGGGCATGCCGCAGGAGAAGGCCGCCGCGGCCATCGCCTTCGTCAAGTTCATGTCCTCGGCCCAGTCGCAGGCGTTCCTGGCCGACAAGCTGGGCGTGCTGCCGACCCGCCAGTCGGCGTACCAGATCGACTCGGTGAAGAACAACGCGATCATCGCCGCGTTCCAGCCGGTCGTGGCCTCCGCCGTGGCGCGTCCGTGGATCCCGGAGGGCGGCCAGTTCTTCGGCCCGCTCGACACCATGGCCACCGAGGTCCTGATCCAGGGCAAGGACCCGAAGGGCTCGCTCGACGCGGTCGCGAACAAGTACAAGACCGAGGTCGTCAAGGACTACGCCGCGTCCTGA
- a CDS encoding carbohydrate ABC transporter permease, giving the protein MSTATATPPARTSPPPPRDTRRPGRLRRSWDKHWYAWVMVAPVVIVLGVLIFYPLGRGILLSFTNLTEANQLAEICTKSITGSEVCKPNPSAWEVVGFDNYVDLLSGRVGEFWRQFGVTLLWTVSCVVFHYGIGLGLAVLLNRPLRGRGIYRVLLILPWAVPAFVSAFAWRFMFNEQFGVINTLFEAVGLDRAEWFADWRTALLTAVVTNIWVGVPFMMVTLLGGMQTIPSEQYEAAEIDGATPWQRFVNVTLPGLRPVSMTVLLLGTIWTFNMFPIIFLVTGGEPAGGTEILVTGAYRAAFEGIRNYSLASTYGVLILSILLVFSVLYRRALRKQGEVW; this is encoded by the coding sequence GTGAGCACAGCCACCGCCACGCCGCCGGCCCGGACCAGTCCCCCGCCGCCGCGCGACACCCGACGACCCGGGCGGCTGCGCCGCAGCTGGGACAAGCACTGGTACGCCTGGGTGATGGTCGCGCCCGTCGTGATCGTGCTCGGGGTGCTGATCTTCTACCCGCTCGGCCGCGGCATCCTGCTGTCGTTCACGAACCTGACCGAGGCCAACCAGCTCGCCGAGATCTGCACCAAGTCGATCACCGGCAGCGAGGTGTGCAAGCCGAACCCCAGCGCCTGGGAGGTCGTCGGGTTCGACAACTACGTGGACCTGCTGTCCGGCCGGGTCGGTGAGTTCTGGCGGCAGTTCGGCGTGACCCTGCTGTGGACGGTCAGCTGCGTGGTGTTCCACTACGGCATCGGCCTGGGCCTGGCCGTGCTGCTCAACCGGCCGCTGCGCGGGCGCGGGATCTACCGCGTGCTGCTGATCCTGCCGTGGGCGGTGCCCGCGTTCGTGTCGGCGTTCGCCTGGCGGTTCATGTTCAACGAGCAGTTCGGCGTGATCAACACCCTGTTCGAGGCGGTCGGGCTGGACCGCGCGGAGTGGTTCGCCGACTGGAGGACCGCGCTGCTCACCGCGGTCGTCACCAACATCTGGGTCGGCGTGCCGTTCATGATGGTCACGCTGCTCGGCGGCATGCAGACCATCCCCAGCGAGCAGTACGAGGCCGCCGAGATCGACGGCGCCACCCCCTGGCAGCGCTTCGTCAACGTCACCCTGCCCGGCCTGCGCCCGGTCAGCATGACCGTGCTGCTGCTCGGCACGATCTGGACGTTCAACATGTTCCCGATCATCTTCCTGGTCACCGGCGGTGAGCCCGCCGGCGGCACCGAGATCCTGGTGACCGGCGCGTACCGGGCCGCGTTCGAGGGCATCCGCAACTACTCGCTGGCCTCGACGTACGGCGTGCTGATCCTGTCCATCCTGCTGGTGTTCTCGGTGCTGTACCGGCGGGCGCTGCGCAAGCAAGGCGAGGTGTGGTGA
- a CDS encoding sugar ABC transporter permease: MTVTPMAAPAPKAPGAGPRGRSRRSPLASIGLHATLIGASLIAVFPIAWVVLSSFKPGQWVQSSELSLVKEPTLANYEYVLTQTNFPTWMLNSVIIAACTMLIGILMSATTGYALSRFNFPGRRHLLMVFLVTQMFPVAILIVPIYQIMAALGLINTHASLVIAYLTIAVPFCSWMLKGYFDSISTSLDEAASIDGAGPFATFWKVILPLARPGIAVTAFYSFLTAWGEVAYASAFIQTDDRFTLAYGMQQFVPQFNAQWEYLTAAAVLVTVPAALVFLYAQRHLVSGLTAGGTKG, translated from the coding sequence ATGACCGTCACTCCGATGGCCGCCCCGGCCCCGAAGGCGCCCGGCGCCGGCCCCCGCGGCCGCAGCCGCCGCAGCCCCCTGGCCAGCATCGGCCTGCACGCGACCCTGATCGGCGCGTCGCTGATCGCGGTGTTCCCGATCGCGTGGGTGGTGCTGAGCTCCTTCAAGCCGGGCCAGTGGGTGCAGAGCAGCGAGCTGTCCCTGGTCAAGGAACCGACCCTGGCCAACTACGAGTACGTGCTGACGCAGACGAACTTCCCGACCTGGATGCTGAACTCGGTCATCATCGCGGCGTGCACGATGCTCATCGGCATCCTGATGTCGGCCACCACCGGTTACGCCCTGTCGCGGTTCAACTTCCCCGGCCGGCGGCACCTGCTGATGGTGTTCCTGGTGACGCAGATGTTCCCGGTGGCCATCCTGATCGTGCCGATCTACCAGATCATGGCCGCGCTCGGGCTGATCAACACGCACGCGTCGCTGGTCATCGCGTACCTGACGATCGCGGTGCCGTTCTGCTCGTGGATGCTCAAGGGGTACTTCGACTCGATCTCCACGTCGCTGGACGAGGCCGCCTCCATCGACGGCGCCGGCCCGTTCGCCACGTTCTGGAAGGTGATCCTGCCGCTGGCCCGGCCCGGCATCGCGGTCACCGCGTTCTACAGCTTCCTGACCGCGTGGGGCGAGGTGGCGTACGCGTCGGCGTTCATCCAGACCGACGACAGGTTCACCCTGGCCTACGGCATGCAGCAGTTCGTGCCGCAGTTCAACGCCCAGTGGGAGTACCTGACCGCCGCCGCGGTGCTGGTGACGGTGCCCGCCGCGCTCGTGTTCCTGTACGCCCAGCGCCACCTGGTGTCCGGCCTGACCGCCGGCGGGACGAAGGGCTGA
- a CDS encoding LacI family DNA-binding transcriptional regulator produces the protein MGTRARLADIAAQAQVSQATVSRVLNDRPGASAATRQAVLTALDVLGYERPGHLHRTGAGLVGLILPELDNPIFPAFAQIAESTLAQQGYTSMLCTQTPGTVSEDEYVDMMRERDVAGIIVMSGMHAAADGDPGRYHRLTTDGVPLVLVNGYLPGVAAPFVSCDEHAAAELAVAHLASLGHRRIGLICGPRRFTPTRRKVAGFAQAMTGLHDGDLEDLIEIAPFGVEGGHGAALRLLERGVTAVLCGSDLMALGAIRAVRERGLSVPADVSVVGFDDSLLMAYTDPPLTTLRQPVRAMAQAAVRALLDEIGGYAAPHSEYMFRPELVVRGSTAALR, from the coding sequence GTGGGCACGCGGGCACGCCTGGCTGACATCGCCGCCCAGGCGCAGGTCAGCCAGGCCACCGTGTCACGGGTGCTCAACGACCGGCCGGGGGCCTCGGCGGCCACCCGCCAGGCGGTGCTGACCGCGCTGGACGTGCTCGGCTACGAGCGCCCCGGCCACCTGCACCGCACCGGCGCGGGGCTGGTCGGGCTGATCCTGCCCGAGCTGGACAACCCGATCTTCCCGGCGTTCGCGCAGATCGCCGAGTCGACGCTGGCCCAGCAGGGCTACACCTCCATGCTGTGCACGCAGACGCCGGGCACGGTCAGCGAGGACGAGTACGTCGACATGATGCGCGAGCGCGACGTCGCCGGGATCATCGTCATGTCCGGCATGCACGCCGCCGCCGACGGCGACCCGGGCCGCTACCACCGGCTGACCACCGACGGGGTGCCGCTGGTGCTGGTCAACGGGTACCTGCCGGGCGTCGCGGCGCCGTTCGTGTCGTGCGACGAGCACGCCGCGGCCGAGCTGGCCGTGGCGCACCTGGCCTCGCTCGGGCACCGGCGCATCGGGCTGATCTGCGGCCCGCGCCGGTTCACCCCGACCCGGCGCAAGGTGGCCGGGTTCGCCCAGGCGATGACCGGCCTGCACGACGGCGACCTCGAAGACCTGATCGAGATCGCGCCGTTCGGCGTCGAGGGCGGCCACGGCGCCGCGCTGCGGCTGCTCGAACGGGGCGTCACGGCCGTGCTGTGCGGATCGGACCTGATGGCGCTGGGCGCGATCCGGGCCGTGCGCGAGCGGGGCCTGTCCGTGCCCGCCGACGTGTCGGTGGTCGGGTTCGACGACTCGCTGCTGATGGCGTACACCGACCCGCCGCTGACCACGCTGCGCCAGCCGGTCCGGGCCATGGCCCAGGCGGCGGTGCGGGCGCTGCTCGACGAGATCGGCGGCTACGCCGCCCCGCACAGCGAGTACATGTTCCGGCCCGAACTCGTGGTGCGCGGCTCCACGGCGGCGCTGCGCTGA
- a CDS encoding FKBP-type peptidyl-prolyl cis-trans isomerase, translating into MTLSRPTIDFPEGAPPAELEITDLVVGDGEEATPGRTVAVHYLGVTFQGEEFDASWNRGSPFQFQLGAGRVIAGWDQGVAGMRVGGRRKLVIPPHLAYGNRGAGGVIKPGDTLIFVVDLLKVY; encoded by the coding sequence ATGACCTTGAGCAGACCGACCATCGACTTCCCCGAGGGCGCGCCCCCGGCGGAGCTGGAGATCACCGACCTGGTGGTGGGCGACGGCGAGGAGGCCACGCCCGGCCGCACCGTCGCCGTGCACTACCTCGGCGTCACCTTCCAGGGCGAGGAGTTCGACGCCTCCTGGAACCGCGGCTCCCCGTTCCAGTTCCAGCTCGGCGCGGGTCGCGTCATCGCCGGCTGGGACCAGGGCGTGGCCGGCATGCGCGTCGGCGGCCGCCGCAAACTCGTGATCCCGCCCCACCTCGCCTACGGCAACCGCGGCGCCGGCGGCGTCATCAAACCCGGCGACACCCTCATCTTCGTCGTAGACCTCCTCAAGGTCTACTGA
- a CDS encoding GPP34 family phosphoprotein has translation MELSLAEQLVLLSYDDTTGRPLVPINHLDFGIEGAVLLSLANAGRIATQRGEVVAIDRTPTGDLSQDAALIEIAEDHKGHAPDWWIYHLASPHHRQRLLDGLVTKGVLERVDHRVMGVFHRPRYPEADRALERSLIGHLREVLDRIATPDRDSVSLLSLIHTLMLDRHHFPEMNRDDMRHRIQELTEGEWCGPAVGKVIYAMNMALMAAITGGAASSSTAAVSAH, from the coding sequence ATGGAGCTCTCACTGGCGGAGCAGCTGGTCCTGCTCAGTTACGACGACACGACCGGCAGGCCGCTGGTGCCGATCAACCATCTCGACTTCGGCATCGAGGGAGCGGTCCTGCTGAGCCTGGCCAACGCGGGCCGGATCGCGACCCAACGCGGCGAGGTCGTGGCGATCGACCGCACCCCGACCGGCGACCTGTCCCAGGACGCCGCCCTCATCGAGATCGCCGAGGATCACAAGGGCCACGCCCCCGACTGGTGGATCTACCACCTGGCCTCCCCGCACCACCGCCAGCGCCTGCTGGACGGGCTGGTCACCAAGGGGGTGCTGGAACGGGTCGACCACCGCGTCATGGGCGTGTTCCACCGCCCCCGCTACCCCGAGGCGGACCGGGCACTGGAACGGAGCCTGATCGGCCACCTGCGCGAGGTGCTCGACCGCATCGCCACCCCCGACCGCGACTCGGTCAGCCTCCTGTCGCTGATCCACACCCTGATGCTGGACCGCCACCACTTCCCCGAGATGAACCGCGACGACATGCGGCACCGCATCCAGGAGCTCACCGAGGGCGAATGGTGCGGACCCGCCGTCGGCAAGGTCATCTACGCCATGAACATGGCCCTGATGGCTGCCATCACCGGCGGCGCCGCCTCCTCGTCCACCGCCGCCGTATCGGCCCACTGA
- a CDS encoding DUF2332 domain-containing protein: MIGIPSDDEALAQTYRAFALREAAGRSPSYERLCLGVAADPELLALLGALPLPKRQPNLLLGAVRLLGGPVADYPAFREFVTGQWAAVSAQMLARSTQTNEAGRCATLLPVLAALPQPLALLEVGASAGLCLYPDRYRYAYGERAPFGPADGPLLECTVDGPVPVPAAVPQVVWRGGIDLNPLDVTAPGDVRWLESLIWPEHTERVARLHAAAAIAAADPPVLVRGDLNDSLPALVARVPAGATLVVFHTAVLAYLDTAAVERFAAQTAALARQRPGTVWLSNEAAHVVPQVARQLPGGVPPGRFVLAVDGRPVAFTMGHGQGVEWL, encoded by the coding sequence ATGATTGGCATCCCGAGCGACGACGAGGCCCTCGCCCAGACGTACCGCGCGTTCGCGCTGCGGGAGGCCGCCGGGCGCTCGCCGTCGTACGAGCGGCTGTGCCTGGGCGTGGCCGCCGACCCGGAGCTGCTCGCGCTGCTCGGCGCCCTGCCGCTGCCCAAGCGCCAGCCGAATCTGCTGCTCGGCGCGGTGCGGCTGCTCGGCGGGCCGGTCGCCGACTACCCGGCGTTTCGCGAGTTCGTGACCGGGCAGTGGGCCGCGGTCAGCGCGCAGATGCTCGCCCGCAGCACGCAGACCAACGAGGCCGGCCGCTGCGCCACGCTGCTGCCCGTGCTGGCCGCGCTGCCCCAGCCGCTGGCCCTGCTGGAGGTCGGCGCCTCGGCCGGGCTGTGCCTCTACCCCGACCGCTACCGGTACGCCTACGGCGAGCGCGCGCCGTTCGGCCCGGCGGACGGGCCGCTGCTGGAGTGCACCGTGGACGGACCCGTGCCCGTGCCCGCCGCGGTGCCGCAGGTGGTGTGGCGCGGCGGCATCGACCTCAACCCGCTCGACGTCACCGCCCCCGGCGACGTGCGCTGGCTGGAGAGCCTGATCTGGCCCGAGCACACCGAGCGGGTGGCCCGGCTGCACGCCGCCGCCGCGATCGCCGCCGCGGACCCGCCGGTGCTGGTCCGCGGCGACCTGAACGATTCCCTGCCCGCGCTCGTGGCGCGGGTCCCGGCCGGGGCGACGCTGGTGGTGTTCCACACCGCGGTGCTGGCCTACCTGGACACCGCCGCAGTGGAGCGCTTCGCCGCGCAGACGGCCGCGCTGGCCCGGCAGCGGCCCGGCACGGTGTGGCTGTCCAACGAGGCCGCGCACGTCGTGCCACAGGTCGCCCGGCAGCTGCCCGGCGGCGTTCCGCCGGGCCGGTTCGTGCTGGCGGTGGACGGGCGGCCGGTCGCCTTCACGATGGGCCACGGCCAAGGCGTCGAGTGGCTCTGA
- a CDS encoding SMI1/KNR4 family protein, which produces MDGLMEMDYLAAALALAQAPAERSATAGAAFAAFEVTHGRPLPRAVRDWYRLACARTVLEPDGADLVLAAEQLGGPATYWWPADGDDWPPDLEEQEEREFDPVAAGLLPFLDENQGGYSLAVRLDGSADPPVLISWFGFRPDGWSPHAASFSEWVFTRVWDLPLLRGAGWLCDTVPDVAQAELAALAQRLTARPQTVSDSPLPGPAQVAHRFAGPGDRQRALLLSPYAVGGTWSVLLWAATEDLLVELCAAVRSVLAAPFEPTGAYRPDEVAGRALARLAAGEVTR; this is translated from the coding sequence ATGGACGGGCTGATGGAGATGGACTACCTGGCCGCCGCCCTGGCCCTGGCGCAGGCGCCCGCGGAGCGCTCGGCCACGGCCGGGGCCGCGTTCGCGGCGTTCGAGGTCACGCACGGGCGGCCGCTGCCCCGGGCGGTGCGCGACTGGTACCGCCTGGCCTGCGCCCGTACGGTGCTGGAGCCCGACGGCGCCGATCTCGTGCTGGCGGCGGAGCAGCTGGGCGGCCCGGCGACCTACTGGTGGCCCGCCGACGGCGACGACTGGCCGCCGGACCTCGAGGAGCAGGAGGAGCGGGAGTTCGACCCGGTCGCGGCGGGCCTGCTGCCCTTCCTCGACGAGAACCAGGGCGGCTACAGCCTGGCGGTTCGGCTGGACGGGTCGGCCGACCCGCCTGTGCTGATCTCCTGGTTCGGGTTCCGCCCGGATGGGTGGAGCCCGCACGCGGCGAGCTTCTCCGAGTGGGTCTTCACGCGGGTGTGGGACCTGCCGCTGCTGCGCGGCGCGGGCTGGCTGTGCGACACGGTGCCGGACGTCGCGCAGGCGGAGCTGGCGGCCTTGGCGCAGCGGCTCACGGCCCGCCCGCAGACGGTGTCGGACAGCCCGCTGCCCGGTCCTGCGCAGGTGGCCCACCGCTTCGCCGGTCCCGGCGACCGGCAGCGGGCGCTGCTGCTGTCGCCGTACGCCGTCGGCGGCACCTGGTCGGTGCTGCTGTGGGCCGCCACGGAAGACCTGCTGGTGGAGCTGTGCGCCGCGGTGCGCTCGGTGCTGGCGGCGCCGTTCGAGCCGACCGGCGCCTATCGGCCCGACGAGGTGGCCGGGCGGGCCCTGGCACGGCTCGCCGCCGGGGAGGTGACGCGCTGA
- a CDS encoding GlsB/YeaQ/YmgE family stress response membrane protein — protein MTATGILSAILIGIFIGTLGRLILPGRQDIGVIATGFVGILAALSGTWVARQMGWENTWPARWDWDWVGLHLTWSWAELLTQLVCAVIGIVIAMALTRTFIADDGPVRRRRRRTTT, from the coding sequence ATGACGGCGACCGGAATCCTCAGCGCAATCCTGATCGGAATCTTCATCGGCACCCTCGGCCGGCTGATCCTGCCCGGCCGCCAGGACATCGGAGTCATCGCCACCGGGTTCGTGGGCATCCTGGCGGCGCTGTCGGGCACCTGGGTGGCCCGCCAGATGGGCTGGGAGAACACGTGGCCCGCCCGGTGGGACTGGGACTGGGTCGGCCTGCACCTCACGTGGAGCTGGGCCGAGCTGCTCACGCAGCTGGTGTGCGCGGTCATCGGCATCGTCATCGCGATGGCGCTGACCCGCACCTTCATCGCCGACGACGGCCCTGTCCGCCGTCGTCGCCGCCGCACCACCACCTGA
- a CDS encoding RNA ligase family protein: MIVKYPRTPHLAGSRLQPGDEDLAQVPFAQLRGRHVVVEEKLDGANAGISFTAEGELRLQSRGHYLTGGPRERQFAVLKSWAATVAPLLWPRLGGRYVCYGEWMYAKHTVFYDALPHYFCEFDVLDTATGTFLDTPGRRELLAGLPVTSVPVLAAGPFTRLEQLTALVGPSRCRTPGWRDALAGAAAEAGVDPERAAAESDRADEMEGLYLKVEEGGRVVERYKWVRHGFLTAVLDSGSHWADRPIVANRLADPEVLYAGL, from the coding sequence GTGATCGTGAAGTATCCGCGTACGCCGCACCTGGCCGGCTCGCGCCTGCAGCCCGGCGACGAGGACCTGGCGCAGGTGCCGTTCGCGCAGCTGCGGGGCCGGCACGTGGTCGTCGAGGAGAAGCTGGACGGCGCGAACGCGGGCATCAGCTTCACCGCCGAGGGCGAGCTGCGCCTGCAGTCGCGCGGGCACTACCTGACCGGCGGGCCCCGCGAGCGGCAGTTCGCGGTGCTCAAGTCGTGGGCGGCGACGGTCGCGCCGCTGCTGTGGCCGCGGCTGGGCGGGCGCTACGTCTGCTACGGCGAGTGGATGTACGCCAAGCACACCGTCTTCTACGACGCGCTGCCGCACTACTTCTGCGAGTTCGACGTGCTGGACACGGCCACGGGCACGTTCCTGGACACCCCGGGCCGACGGGAGCTGCTGGCGGGCCTGCCGGTGACGAGCGTGCCGGTGCTCGCGGCGGGGCCGTTCACGCGGCTGGAGCAGCTGACGGCGCTGGTCGGGCCGTCGCGGTGCCGTACGCCGGGCTGGCGGGACGCGCTGGCCGGGGCGGCGGCCGAGGCCGGGGTCGACCCGGAGCGGGCGGCGGCCGAGTCGGACCGGGCCGACGAGATGGAGGGCCTGTACTTGAAGGTGGAGGAGGGCGGCCGGGTGGTGGAGCGCTACAAGTGGGTGCGCCACGGCTTCCTGACGGCGGTGCTGGACTCGGGTTCGCACTGGGCGGACCGGCCGATCGTCGCCAACCGGCTGGCCGACCCGGAGGTGCTGTATGCGGGCCTTTGA
- a CDS encoding AAA family ATPase: MRAFERLCPQGPGWALDWAAAEAEFGWLRRLAGVEQDPVHHAEGDVLTHTRMAAQALADLPQWRALPRPRQVRLFAAVLLHDVAKPDCTRREGERVTAHGHSRRGELLARRILWEAGAPIAWREHVAALVRHHQVPFWALERPDLEQIVLRVSLTACNEDLALLATADILGRVCADADAVRENIELFRQYCAELGVLDGPWPFASDHARFTYFRTPGRDPRYAAYDDTRLTVTVLSGLPGAGKDTWLAGHRPDLPVVSLDALRAELGVSPAGDQRAVAAAAYERSREHLRAGRAFVWNATNVSRQHREICIGLAASYGARVELVSLEAPPGVLRARNERRQARVPAAVLERLIGRWETPDLTEAHTLHLVDTNDRASHVIRS, from the coding sequence ATGCGGGCCTTTGAGCGGCTGTGCCCGCAGGGCCCCGGCTGGGCGCTGGACTGGGCGGCGGCCGAGGCGGAGTTCGGGTGGCTGCGGCGGCTGGCCGGGGTCGAGCAGGATCCGGTGCACCACGCCGAGGGCGACGTGCTGACCCATACCCGGATGGCGGCCCAGGCGCTGGCGGACCTGCCGCAGTGGCGGGCGCTGCCGCGCCCGCGGCAGGTGCGGCTGTTCGCGGCGGTGCTGCTGCACGACGTGGCCAAGCCGGACTGCACCCGGCGCGAGGGCGAGCGGGTGACCGCGCACGGGCATTCGCGCCGCGGTGAGCTGCTGGCGCGGCGGATCCTGTGGGAGGCGGGCGCGCCGATCGCGTGGCGCGAGCACGTGGCGGCGCTGGTGCGCCACCACCAGGTGCCGTTCTGGGCGCTGGAGCGGCCGGACCTGGAGCAGATCGTGCTGCGGGTGTCGCTGACGGCCTGCAACGAGGATCTGGCGCTGCTGGCCACGGCGGACATCCTGGGCCGGGTGTGCGCGGACGCCGACGCGGTGCGGGAGAACATCGAGCTGTTCCGGCAGTACTGCGCCGAGCTGGGGGTGCTGGACGGGCCGTGGCCCTTCGCCTCCGACCACGCGCGGTTCACGTACTTCCGCACGCCGGGGCGGGACCCGCGGTATGCGGCGTACGACGACACGCGGCTGACGGTGACGGTGCTGTCGGGGCTGCCCGGGGCGGGCAAGGACACGTGGCTGGCCGGACACCGCCCGGACCTGCCGGTGGTGAGCCTGGACGCGCTGCGGGCGGAGCTGGGGGTCAGCCCGGCCGGGGACCAGCGGGCGGTGGCCGCGGCGGCGTACGAGCGCTCGCGGGAGCACCTGCGGGCGGGCCGGGCGTTCGTGTGGAACGCGACGAACGTGTCACGCCAGCACCGGGAGATCTGCATCGGGCTGGCGGCGTCCTACGGCGCCCGGGTGGAGCTGGTGTCGCTGGAGGCGCCGCCGGGGGTGCTGCGGGCCCGCAACGAGCGGCGGCAGGCGCGGGTGCCGGCGGCGGTGCTGGAGCGGCTCATCGGCAGGTGGGAGACCCCGGACCTGACCGAGGCGCACACCTTACACCTGGTGGACACGAATGATCGTGCATCTCACGTGATCAGATCGTGA
- the otsB gene encoding trehalose-phosphatase produces the protein MIESRSVTDALRIAAERRQTCGFFFDFDGTLSEIRDDPTSVVPVPGVVEAVAEIAARVRTVAVVSGRPVEFLQRHFGAQPVRLYGLYGMESMDAHGTLWTDPEVLPWVSAVEEVVKRAVTELDPDVLVEDKRLSVALHYRTAPHLRGQVETWGGHRAAEYGLSPLPGRMVLELKPPIRRDKGGVIRTATGDLDCVWYFGDDLGDLPALTALADRAAADPAFRVFRVGVSNPETGEQVAAMMDVVVNSPHDLVPLLRRAADACTPTHR, from the coding sequence GTGATCGAGTCGCGGAGCGTTACCGACGCACTACGCATAGCTGCCGAAAGGCGCCAAACCTGCGGTTTCTTCTTCGACTTCGACGGGACCCTGTCCGAGATCCGCGACGACCCCACCAGCGTCGTCCCGGTCCCGGGGGTCGTCGAGGCCGTCGCCGAGATCGCCGCACGCGTCCGCACCGTCGCGGTCGTGTCCGGCCGGCCGGTGGAGTTCCTGCAGCGGCACTTCGGCGCGCAGCCGGTACGCCTCTACGGCCTCTACGGCATGGAGTCCATGGACGCCCACGGCACCCTGTGGACCGACCCCGAGGTGCTGCCCTGGGTGTCGGCCGTGGAGGAGGTCGTCAAACGGGCCGTGACCGAGCTGGACCCCGACGTGCTCGTCGAGGACAAGCGCCTGTCCGTCGCACTGCACTACCGCACCGCCCCGCACCTGCGCGGCCAGGTCGAGACCTGGGGCGGGCACCGCGCCGCCGAGTACGGCCTGTCCCCGCTGCCCGGCCGGATGGTCCTGGAGCTCAAGCCGCCGATCCGCCGCGACAAGGGCGGCGTCATCCGCACCGCCACCGGCGACCTCGACTGCGTCTGGTACTTCGGCGACGACCTGGGCGACCTGCCCGCGCTGACCGCGCTCGCCGACCGGGCCGCGGCCGACCCGGCCTTCCGCGTGTTCCGGGTCGGGGTGTCCAACCCCGAAACCGGCGAGCAGGTCGCCGCGATGATGGACGTCGTGGTCAACAGCCCGCACGACCTGGTGCCGCTGCTGCGCCGCGCCGCCGACGCCTGCACCCCCACCCACCGGTGA